In Asanoa sp. WMMD1127, one genomic interval encodes:
- a CDS encoding alpha-hydroxy acid oxidase, which produces MSRHVPRQLPRWSDLRPLVRIETPAWRRAARVRRAASVADLRLIARRHTPRAVFDYVDGAAEGEISLARSRAAFARVEFRPRVLRDVSDPDLATTLLGRPATMPLVLAPTGFTRMMHHEGEHAVAAAAAAAGVPYTLSTMGTVPPEGLDGSGGDRWFQLYLWQDRGATKDLVARAAASGYRALMLTVDTPVSGARLRDVRNGLTIPPDLTLRTLAGMARHPSWWFHLLTTPPLRFASLTSTDGALADLVDRVFDPRATPADLEWLRDVWKGPLVVKGVQGAADARIVVDAGADAVVVSNHGGRQLDRAVTPLEELPAVVEAVGDRAEVYVDGGVLDGADVIAAVGLGARAGLVGRAYLYGLMAGGEAGVTRALELLRADMRRTLALLGALSIGDLEPGCVRLRP; this is translated from the coding sequence GTGTCTCGACACGTGCCGCGACAGCTCCCGCGCTGGTCCGACCTCCGGCCGCTGGTGCGGATCGAGACGCCGGCCTGGCGGCGGGCGGCCCGCGTGCGCCGCGCCGCCAGCGTCGCCGACCTGCGGCTGATCGCCCGCCGGCACACGCCCCGGGCGGTCTTCGACTACGTCGACGGAGCCGCTGAAGGCGAGATCAGCCTCGCGCGCAGCCGGGCGGCCTTCGCCCGCGTCGAGTTCCGGCCGCGGGTGCTGCGCGACGTCTCCGACCCGGACCTCGCCACCACGCTGCTCGGCCGGCCCGCCACGATGCCGCTGGTGCTCGCGCCGACCGGCTTCACCCGGATGATGCACCACGAGGGCGAGCACGCGGTCGCCGCGGCGGCCGCGGCCGCCGGTGTCCCCTACACACTGTCCACCATGGGCACGGTTCCGCCGGAAGGGCTCGACGGGTCCGGTGGCGACCGCTGGTTCCAGCTCTATCTCTGGCAGGACCGCGGCGCCACCAAGGACCTGGTGGCCCGGGCCGCGGCCAGTGGCTATCGCGCGCTGATGCTCACCGTGGACACTCCGGTCTCCGGCGCCCGCCTGCGCGACGTGCGCAACGGGCTGACCATCCCGCCCGACCTGACCCTGCGGACCTTGGCCGGCATGGCCCGCCACCCGAGCTGGTGGTTCCACCTGTTGACCACGCCGCCACTGCGGTTCGCGTCGTTGACGAGCACCGACGGCGCGCTGGCCGACCTGGTCGACCGGGTGTTCGACCCGCGCGCCACGCCGGCCGACCTCGAGTGGCTGCGCGACGTCTGGAAGGGTCCGCTGGTCGTCAAGGGCGTGCAGGGCGCGGCCGACGCGCGCATCGTGGTCGACGCGGGCGCGGACGCGGTCGTCGTCTCCAACCACGGCGGCCGCCAGCTCGACCGGGCCGTGACACCGCTCGAGGAGCTGCCCGCGGTGGTCGAGGCGGTCGGCGACCGGGCGGAGGTCTACGTCGACGGTGGCGTCCTCGACGGCGCCGACGTGATAGCCGCGGTCGGGCTCGGCGCCCGGGCCGGCCTGGTCGGCCGGGCGTACCTCTACGGGCTGATGGCCGGCGGCGAGGCCGGCGTCACCAGAGCGCTGGAGCTCCTGCGGGCCGACATGCGCCGTACGCTCGCTCTGCTCGGCGCCCTCTCCATCGGCGACCTCGAGCCCGGCTGCGTGCGCCTGCGACCCTAG